A genome region from Desulfobotulus pelophilus includes the following:
- a CDS encoding XTP/dITP diphosphatase: MADQKVTLVLATGNPGKTREIMSMLEGFPVDIKNLSDFGPIPEIVEDGESFDANAYKKAALTARYLGLATLADDSGLVVEALGGKPGVHSARYAGEGANDGENNAKLLAAMEGKISRKAAFECVISIAVPTGQALTYEGRCEGEILHAPVGQKGFGYDPLFFCPELGKSFGEADMEEKSRVSHRGRALGEVRSEFEKILLWLEQNLPRSQRFACVRSKEGGPC, from the coding sequence ATGGCAGATCAGAAAGTGACTCTTGTGCTGGCCACAGGTAATCCCGGCAAAACCCGTGAGATTATGTCCATGCTGGAGGGTTTTCCCGTTGATATTAAAAATCTTTCAGATTTCGGCCCCATCCCGGAAATAGTGGAAGATGGTGAGTCGTTTGATGCTAATGCGTATAAAAAGGCTGCCCTGACGGCCCGCTATCTGGGGCTGGCAACCCTGGCCGATGATTCGGGCCTCGTGGTGGAGGCCCTTGGTGGCAAGCCCGGTGTCCATTCGGCCCGTTATGCAGGAGAGGGGGCCAATGATGGGGAAAACAATGCAAAGCTTCTGGCGGCCATGGAAGGGAAAATCAGTAGAAAAGCTGCTTTTGAGTGCGTGATCTCCATCGCTGTGCCCACAGGCCAGGCCCTGACCTATGAAGGCCGCTGTGAGGGCGAAATTCTGCATGCGCCTGTGGGTCAGAAGGGCTTCGGTTATGATCCTCTTTTTTTCTGTCCGGAACTGGGGAAAAGTTTTGGTGAGGCGGATATGGAGGAAAAAAGCCGGGTTAGTCATCGTGGCCGGGCTCTGGGAGAGGTTCGTTCCGAATTTGAAAAGATTCTTCTCTGGCTGGAGCAGAATCTGCCCCGTTCTCAGCGTTTTGCCTGCGTCAGATCAAAGGAGGGAGGGCCGTGCTGA
- a CDS encoding GGDEF domain-containing response regulator: MTRILVVDDDNAIRSAMEAYINMDGFQTASVASAEEAIEHLQTFGPVDVVITDIMMEGMSGLELTDYIRNNYDTDVIIMTGYSAEYSYEEAIRRGASDILFKPARFEEILLRLKRVLRERKLTHEREVMLAKLQELSITDELTGLYNSRHFHARIAKEAERFRRNHHPLSLLLLDIDHFKTYNDTYGHLEGDQVLMRMGDIIRNSLRSMDSAYRYGGEEFTILLPETDAEEALVVAHRIQESLLSAQFFPAGTSEPVPITVSVGITEYMEEEAVVTFIQRADMAMYCSKNNGRNQITSLLSNDQRKCIQCLNSWSSGNPS; encoded by the coding sequence ATGACCCGAATTCTTGTTGTGGACGACGACAATGCCATCCGATCCGCCATGGAAGCTTATATCAATATGGATGGTTTCCAGACCGCCTCCGTAGCCAGTGCAGAGGAGGCCATCGAACACCTTCAGACCTTCGGGCCTGTGGATGTGGTGATTACAGACATCATGATGGAAGGCATGTCCGGCCTTGAACTGACGGACTATATCCGCAACAATTACGATACGGATGTAATCATCATGACAGGCTACAGCGCAGAGTACTCCTACGAGGAAGCCATACGCCGCGGCGCCAGTGACATTCTTTTCAAACCCGCCCGTTTTGAAGAAATTCTTTTACGTCTTAAACGGGTACTGCGGGAGCGAAAACTGACCCATGAAAGGGAAGTCATGCTGGCAAAGCTCCAGGAGCTTTCCATTACCGATGAGCTGACAGGTCTTTATAATTCCAGACATTTTCATGCCCGCATTGCAAAAGAGGCGGAACGGTTCCGGAGAAATCATCACCCATTATCCCTTCTGCTCCTCGACATCGACCACTTCAAGACTTATAATGATACCTATGGTCATCTGGAAGGAGACCAGGTTCTGATGCGCATGGGAGATATTATCCGCAACAGTCTTCGCTCCATGGATTCCGCCTACAGATACGGAGGTGAAGAGTTCACCATACTCCTTCCGGAAACAGACGCTGAAGAAGCCCTTGTGGTGGCACACCGCATACAAGAAAGCCTTCTTTCTGCACAGTTTTTTCCAGCGGGAACTTCTGAACCTGTTCCCATAACTGTGAGCGTGGGCATAACCGAGTATATGGAAGAGGAAGCCGTTGTCACCTTTATTCAACGTGCAGATATGGCCATGTACTGCTCCAAGAACAACGGGCGTAATCAGATCACAAGCCTCTTGAGCAATGATCAAAGGAAATGTATACAATGCCTGAACTCCTGGTCCTCCGGGAACCCGAGCTGA
- a CDS encoding SIR2 family NAD-dependent protein deacylase yields the protein MNLSMEEVFAITNRSHRIVALTGAGISVESGIPPFRGKGGLWETMNPMEFAHIRSFRKDPARVWDILLRTMKDTLDKARPNPAHEALFQLEQTGRLQGIITQNIDGLHQAAGNRCVVEFHGSFAKIRCTKCDRTLGIQQLSLTQLPPLCACGGVLRPDCVFFGENIPEETMIKARELTLSCDLMLVVGTSAEVWPAAELPHMAKAAGARIIEINPEPTSLTLHSDGLLQGQAGRLLPKLLAMMT from the coding sequence ATGAACCTTTCCATGGAAGAGGTTTTTGCCATTACAAACCGGAGCCATCGCATTGTGGCCCTGACCGGAGCGGGTATTTCCGTTGAAAGTGGCATTCCTCCCTTTCGTGGGAAAGGAGGGCTATGGGAAACCATGAACCCCATGGAATTCGCTCATATCCGGTCCTTTCGGAAAGACCCTGCCAGGGTCTGGGATATTCTGCTCCGCACCATGAAAGACACGCTGGATAAGGCCAGACCTAACCCAGCCCACGAAGCACTTTTTCAGCTGGAACAAACGGGAAGGCTGCAAGGTATCATCACCCAAAATATCGATGGCCTTCATCAGGCTGCCGGTAACCGCTGCGTTGTGGAGTTCCACGGAAGTTTTGCAAAGATTCGCTGCACGAAATGCGACCGGACCCTTGGCATTCAGCAACTCTCCCTTACGCAGCTGCCGCCCCTCTGTGCATGCGGAGGTGTACTTCGCCCCGACTGCGTCTTTTTTGGAGAAAATATTCCTGAAGAAACCATGATCAAAGCCAGAGAGCTTACCCTGTCATGCGATCTGATGCTTGTGGTGGGAACATCCGCCGAAGTCTGGCCGGCAGCGGAACTACCCCATATGGCCAAAGCAGCCGGGGCCCGTATCATTGAAATCAACCCGGAACCAACATCCCTTACCCTTCATTCCGATGGACTTCTTCAGGGACAGGCGGGCAGACTCCTTCCAAAGCTCCTGGCAATGATGACATAG
- a CDS encoding nitroreductase family protein: MLKNLVAQSRSVRRFVEKEAVGSQVLAELIDLARQSPSAGNLQRLRFRPVREAGERDGVFQALGWAAYLKDWQGPKPGERPAAYIVICGPEKGGEHLFCDIGIAAQTMALGAAEKGLGACMLANMDKEVLRRVLAIPESLDILLVLALGEPGEKVVMEAMKQDSSVQYWRDEKGVHHVPKRLLSDILIS, from the coding sequence GTGCTGAAAAATCTTGTGGCGCAAAGTCGTTCCGTGCGCCGTTTTGTGGAAAAAGAGGCGGTTGGCAGTCAGGTTCTGGCAGAACTGATTGATCTTGCCCGCCAGTCTCCTTCCGCAGGCAACCTGCAGAGGCTTCGTTTCCGACCGGTCAGGGAAGCAGGGGAAAGGGATGGGGTTTTTCAGGCCCTGGGTTGGGCGGCTTACCTGAAAGACTGGCAAGGACCGAAACCCGGTGAAAGGCCTGCCGCCTACATTGTGATCTGTGGCCCTGAAAAGGGCGGAGAGCATCTTTTCTGTGATATCGGCATTGCTGCGCAGACCATGGCCCTTGGTGCGGCTGAAAAAGGGCTGGGTGCCTGCATGCTGGCCAATATGGATAAGGAGGTTCTGCGCAGGGTTCTTGCCATCCCTGAGAGTCTGGATATCCTGCTGGTTCTGGCTCTTGGCGAGCCCGGAGAAAAGGTGGTGATGGAGGCCATGAAGCAGGACAGCTCCGTGCAATACTGGCGGGATGAAAAGGGCGTGCACCATGTTCCAAAACGACTTCTTTCCGATATCCTGATATCCTGA
- the iorA gene encoding indolepyruvate ferredoxin oxidoreductase subunit alpha, with amino-acid sequence MHKLLTDKPGESMFLLGNEAIARGAMEAGVAFTSTYPGTPSSELSLNFFQMSRESDLYFEYSTNEKVSLEVAAAAANSGVRSMCMMKHVGLNVAADVLMSLAYVGVTAGLVILTADDPFMFSSQNEQDNRYYAKFGGLPMMEPSSVEEAKEMVKEAFALSEKLKRPVLFRTTTRINHSTAVVTLGELPPRTTRGEFIKEPMRCVTVPAVSRGLHVKLLADLDRAQEMAENSPFNFVEGSGNLGIIANGVSYTYAVDAVRDLKAKDRIRILRLGFSNPMPAKLIKNFLASCDQVLVIEEGEPFMEEAVKAFAQEGGLTLPIAGKTPSLFSRLYEFDPAMVRNCMASFFGIAHEPAPATDLSGTPALPMRPPTLCAGCSHRSVFYAVKKACEGQDVIFPSDIGCYTLGFMPPLGMGDFVICMGASAGTACGFSTVTDKKVVAFVGDSTFFHSGLSGLINGVFNNHNFTLVILDNRTTAMTGHQPNPGVDMTELAMENYNTVDIEAVVRAVGVKHVSVVRAFNVRKTMDAVRESLAFEGVSVIIAKEKCALYAKSLKQLKGKPFQVNPEKCKNHRECIDALGCPAFYLENGMPRIHTHLCVGCALCAQACPENAIVPAKSL; translated from the coding sequence ATGCACAAACTTCTGACTGACAAACCCGGCGAATCCATGTTCCTTCTTGGAAATGAAGCCATTGCCCGGGGAGCCATGGAAGCCGGTGTGGCCTTTACATCCACCTATCCCGGCACGCCCTCTTCGGAGCTTTCCCTCAACTTTTTTCAGATGTCACGGGAAAGCGACCTCTATTTTGAATACAGTACCAACGAAAAAGTCTCCCTTGAAGTAGCCGCCGCAGCTGCCAACAGCGGTGTACGCAGCATGTGCATGATGAAACATGTAGGGCTCAATGTGGCTGCCGACGTACTCATGAGCCTTGCCTATGTGGGAGTTACCGCTGGCCTTGTTATCCTGACGGCCGATGACCCGTTCATGTTCTCCAGCCAAAATGAACAGGATAACCGTTATTATGCCAAATTCGGCGGGCTACCCATGATGGAACCTTCTTCCGTGGAAGAAGCCAAGGAAATGGTCAAAGAAGCCTTTGCCCTTTCCGAAAAACTAAAAAGACCCGTACTGTTCCGCACCACGACCCGCATCAACCACTCCACAGCCGTTGTCACTCTGGGTGAACTGCCTCCCCGCACAACCAGAGGAGAATTCATCAAAGAACCCATGCGCTGCGTCACCGTTCCTGCCGTTTCCAGAGGTCTTCATGTCAAACTGCTGGCCGATCTGGACAGGGCTCAGGAAATGGCAGAAAATTCTCCCTTCAACTTTGTGGAAGGCAGCGGCAACCTCGGCATTATCGCCAACGGTGTCAGCTACACCTATGCGGTGGATGCCGTAAGAGATCTGAAAGCGAAAGACCGGATCCGCATCCTTCGCCTTGGTTTCTCCAATCCGATGCCTGCAAAACTGATCAAAAACTTTCTGGCTTCATGCGATCAGGTTCTTGTCATTGAAGAGGGAGAACCTTTTATGGAAGAGGCGGTCAAAGCCTTTGCCCAGGAAGGGGGGCTCACCCTCCCCATTGCAGGAAAAACTCCCTCCCTTTTCTCAAGACTCTATGAGTTTGATCCGGCCATGGTACGCAACTGCATGGCCTCCTTCTTCGGTATTGCCCATGAACCGGCCCCGGCTACGGATCTTTCCGGAACACCCGCGCTTCCCATGCGGCCGCCCACCCTTTGCGCCGGGTGCTCTCACAGGTCCGTCTTTTATGCCGTCAAAAAAGCCTGTGAAGGCCAGGACGTTATCTTCCCCTCGGATATCGGCTGCTATACCTTAGGCTTTATGCCGCCTCTGGGTATGGGTGACTTTGTTATCTGCATGGGTGCCTCAGCGGGTACAGCATGTGGCTTCTCCACCGTAACGGATAAAAAAGTTGTGGCTTTTGTAGGAGACTCCACCTTCTTTCACTCCGGCCTTTCCGGATTGATCAATGGGGTTTTCAACAATCACAACTTCACCCTTGTGATCCTCGACAACCGCACAACCGCCATGACCGGTCATCAGCCGAATCCCGGCGTCGATATGACAGAACTTGCCATGGAAAATTATAATACGGTGGACATTGAGGCCGTTGTGCGGGCCGTGGGCGTCAAGCATGTTTCCGTTGTACGGGCCTTCAATGTCAGAAAAACCATGGATGCCGTACGGGAATCCCTTGCATTTGAAGGGGTATCGGTCATTATCGCAAAGGAAAAATGTGCGCTGTACGCCAAAAGTCTCAAACAGCTTAAAGGCAAACCCTTTCAGGTAAACCCGGAAAAATGCAAAAATCACAGAGAATGCATTGATGCTCTGGGATGCCCGGCCTTCTACCTGGAAAACGGAATGCCCCGCATCCATACCCATCTCTGCGTAGGATGTGCGCTCTGTGCCCAAGCCTGTCCGGAAAACGCCATTGTTCCGGCCAAGAGCCTTTAA
- a CDS encoding AmpG family muropeptide MFS transporter, with amino-acid sequence MIEKRKTDSWGAAFRVYRHPRVMGMLFLGFAAGLPLLLVGGTFTAWLRDLGISLAAIGFLSWVGMAHSLKILWAPVVDRIPLPFLTRLMGRRRSWMFFGQLLLCLSLAGMAFTDPRTHLALVALWAVAAGFASATQDIAIDAYRIEAAAKELQGAMAASYVLGYRVALLAAGAGALHLAASFNWSVAYGGMAVLMGVGILTTLMIEEPDVFVDEETLRLEKEVAAFRNGEGRSRLHTFRLWFVGAIIGPFADFWQRFRMTGFLILLFIGLFRISDIFMGVMANPFYLDLGFTKTQIGNVAAAFGLAMTLTGAAVGGVLVVRFGIMRMLIATTVLAPLTNLTFSWLALLGPELYGLVVAIMADNISAGMAVAVFIAYLSSLTNTAYTATQYALFSSIMTLPGQFLAGFTGILVEQTSWFLFFISSALIGLPAVLLAILVARYANPDTLQQPGHQKTV; translated from the coding sequence ATGATTGAGAAACGGAAAACAGATTCCTGGGGTGCCGCTTTCCGTGTGTATCGTCATCCTCGGGTGATGGGAATGCTGTTTTTGGGTTTTGCCGCAGGGCTTCCTCTCCTTCTGGTAGGGGGTACGTTTACTGCCTGGCTCAGGGATCTGGGGATCAGCCTGGCTGCCATAGGCTTTTTAAGTTGGGTTGGCATGGCCCATAGTCTGAAGATTTTATGGGCCCCTGTGGTGGACCGGATTCCGCTCCCCTTTCTGACCCGTCTTATGGGAAGGCGACGTTCCTGGATGTTTTTCGGACAGCTGCTTTTGTGTCTGTCCCTGGCCGGTATGGCCTTTACGGATCCCAGGACCCACCTGGCACTGGTGGCACTCTGGGCGGTAGCAGCCGGGTTTGCTTCGGCGACTCAGGATATTGCCATTGATGCCTATCGGATTGAGGCGGCGGCAAAGGAGTTGCAGGGTGCCATGGCAGCCAGCTATGTGTTGGGATACCGTGTGGCCCTTCTGGCCGCCGGGGCCGGAGCTCTTCATCTTGCTGCCAGTTTCAACTGGTCTGTGGCCTATGGAGGTATGGCCGTTCTGATGGGGGTGGGAATTCTCACTACACTGATGATTGAGGAACCCGATGTCTTTGTGGATGAAGAGACTTTGCGTCTGGAAAAGGAGGTTGCTGCCTTTCGGAACGGAGAGGGGCGATCCCGGCTTCATACCTTCCGGCTCTGGTTTGTTGGAGCCATTATCGGCCCTTTTGCGGATTTTTGGCAACGTTTTCGTATGACAGGGTTTCTGATTCTTCTTTTTATTGGCTTGTTCCGTATCAGTGATATTTTCATGGGGGTTATGGCCAACCCCTTTTATCTGGATCTGGGATTCACCAAAACTCAGATCGGTAATGTCGCCGCTGCCTTTGGTCTGGCCATGACCCTTACGGGTGCGGCTGTGGGGGGCGTACTGGTGGTTCGATTCGGTATCATGCGCATGCTGATAGCCACCACCGTGCTGGCACCGCTGACCAACCTGACGTTTTCCTGGCTGGCCCTTCTGGGACCGGAGCTGTACGGTCTTGTGGTGGCCATTATGGCAGATAATATCAGCGCGGGTATGGCAGTTGCCGTTTTTATTGCCTACCTTTCCAGCCTTACCAATACGGCCTATACGGCCACACAATATGCCCTTTTCAGTTCCATCATGACCCTTCCCGGACAGTTTCTTGCCGGATTTACGGGGATTCTTGTGGAGCAAACCAGCTGGTTTTTGTTTTTTATCTCATCAGCCCTCATCGGCCTCCCTGCTGTGCTGCTGGCCATTCTGGTGGCCCGCTATGCCAATCCGGATACCCTGCAGCAGCCGGGGCATCAGAAAACCGTCTGA
- a CDS encoding response regulator, with translation MQEPKVHIFWESPLGREHLSLWLKKLGYSPAPFSPSAYRNQTTADAPIIFSGPGHELPAALPGNTQNIHIGREPGKATRLFLKTPVAPRALAHLLAHLDHPEKIHAYSPGIPTDFMDMIPWLDTLTPRNAPILLPELFQYLDDRKADTAILPLLTEKVQVLLNSSPELILLGLEQGGYRTRRICARTAGSIRLNKALPILMHLLTDTDNSEEGEILIRALGHFPDAMVRRVLHKEALGEDTLRALAAIECLGAIHRDNDSIALLSDLIEHPEGIRAVNAANALAAAGTPEGYTALAAHLHPDDAVVRKEVATLLVRGGEKAIQPIIQAMKTASTPGRVIGCLILGYTGLTEAIDSLCIQLRHKDANVRFSACEALGRIPSEKTFLPLSAALEDTNADVVCAAITGLNLQHPKTGARAVRQALLAHPHRSSTLIAAMAAMQATALFIGLSEDRKLTLSIIKTAAESRNTRLLHRFLEACSSIPHSATRQGCEHILRKAIDEIPAERPRILVTDDSPTMRRFYETLLPQYGYTVETARDGLNALARIQPDPSRFALLLTDLNMPNKNGIELTRLVREELGQEFPILMVSTETLESQKKAAFEAGVTAFLSKPFTTADLVWHIRKLLRSE, from the coding sequence ATGCAGGAGCCTAAGGTCCATATATTCTGGGAAAGCCCTCTCGGAAGAGAACACCTCAGCCTCTGGCTGAAAAAACTGGGCTATTCACCGGCCCCTTTTTCACCGTCCGCATACCGGAACCAGACTACTGCCGATGCCCCTATTATCTTTTCAGGCCCTGGCCATGAGCTACCCGCAGCTCTTCCCGGCAATACCCAAAACATTCATATAGGCAGAGAGCCGGGCAAAGCGACCCGTCTTTTTCTCAAAACACCCGTTGCTCCCCGTGCCCTTGCCCATCTGCTAGCCCATCTTGACCACCCGGAAAAGATACATGCCTACTCTCCGGGTATTCCCACGGATTTCATGGATATGATTCCATGGCTCGACACCCTCACACCCCGGAATGCCCCCATCCTCCTCCCGGAGCTTTTTCAGTACCTGGATGATAGAAAAGCCGATACAGCCATATTGCCTCTTCTTACGGAAAAAGTGCAGGTTCTCCTCAACTCTTCTCCAGAACTGATTCTTCTGGGACTGGAACAGGGAGGATACCGTACCCGACGCATCTGCGCCCGGACTGCCGGAAGTATCCGTCTGAACAAAGCCCTTCCGATTCTTATGCATCTTCTTACTGACACAGACAATTCGGAAGAGGGCGAAATACTGATCCGCGCTCTGGGCCATTTCCCCGATGCTATGGTCAGAAGGGTGCTCCACAAAGAAGCCCTGGGAGAGGATACGCTCCGTGCCCTTGCGGCCATTGAATGCCTCGGGGCTATCCATAGAGACAACGACAGCATTGCACTGCTGTCAGATCTCATTGAGCACCCGGAAGGTATACGGGCAGTGAACGCGGCCAATGCCCTGGCCGCAGCAGGAACACCTGAAGGTTATACAGCGCTGGCAGCGCATCTGCACCCGGACGATGCCGTTGTACGCAAAGAGGTGGCAACCCTGCTGGTCCGGGGGGGTGAGAAGGCCATTCAGCCCATTATTCAAGCCATGAAAACAGCCAGCACCCCCGGCCGGGTGATTGGCTGCCTTATTCTGGGGTATACGGGACTCACGGAAGCCATTGACAGCCTGTGCATCCAGCTACGACACAAAGATGCCAATGTCCGCTTTTCCGCCTGCGAGGCCCTTGGCAGAATTCCCTCGGAAAAAACCTTTCTCCCCTTAAGTGCGGCACTGGAAGACACCAATGCGGATGTGGTCTGCGCTGCCATCACCGGTCTCAACCTCCAGCACCCGAAAACAGGTGCAAGGGCCGTCCGTCAGGCTCTGCTCGCCCACCCCCATCGCAGTTCCACCCTGATTGCCGCCATGGCAGCCATGCAGGCTACAGCCCTTTTCATCGGGCTTTCGGAAGACCGCAAACTCACCCTGTCCATCATCAAAACCGCGGCAGAGAGTCGCAATACCCGTCTGCTCCACCGCTTTCTTGAAGCCTGTTCCAGCATTCCCCATTCCGCCACACGCCAGGGCTGCGAGCATATACTCCGCAAAGCCATCGACGAAATTCCGGCAGAACGCCCCCGCATTCTCGTTACAGACGACTCCCCTACCATGAGACGATTTTATGAGACCCTGCTGCCCCAGTATGGATATACCGTTGAAACAGCAAGGGACGGTCTCAATGCCCTGGCAAGAATTCAGCCAGACCCCTCACGGTTCGCGCTTCTGTTAACCGATCTGAATATGCCCAACAAAAACGGCATCGAATTGACGCGTCTGGTCAGGGAAGAGCTGGGACAAGAATTCCCCATTCTCATGGTTTCCACAGAAACCCTGGAAAGCCAGAAAAAAGCCGCTTTTGAGGCAGGGGTTACGGCCTTTCTGAGCAAACCCTTCACCACCGCAGACCTTGTCTGGCATATCCGCAAACTGCTCAGATCAGAATGA
- a CDS encoding DUF6178 family protein: MTSSYLSTHEQRLMALRIKRQHLENLSGEEALEMLLSDPESLPLVHSFPEEDFFLLMHRIGPDDFAPVLAMASDKQWHFILDQECWVRDLPAYGAMGIWFMRFFLAAPRRFVQFLLEEEGDLMDAWLFRNVEVRLREHDEDPSDFGDGFSTMDDVLYFRMRPLAVDTDYRPEEKDAREEALGVFFRHLADISHPLFFRVLQEMAWSIPAELEESSLRWRRVRMAEKGFIPKEEAVALFQPLGDGELETLGRKGRTRSSSDWKFAVPEQGLRMASSDVRFSEAVALMDSEEGLTELQLELADLCNRFIAAKGKVLRSREEIDAAGRMVMGYVRVGIGRITGQHEPDAGTVSTVLKQYRMDAVFRAGFGPVMRLKWKIEGWWEKAWFRRSGLSLSFWEEEGMGLLGGLLLDLPLRFDASLSTGSYYLPFASDTEIAEGEEAVDDIMALDDVLALLGLREVDSMGRLLTWKNLLLTLWANDSLGDDREQGKLIPLHEERFRLFLKGISMGKGGGGSPGMDRKNNFLAWLAGRTGLDAAALADRIGPALETLFGELEGEMGQMNPADLDCRYIELFLLRPA, translated from the coding sequence ATGACATCATCATACCTATCCACCCATGAACAGCGTCTTATGGCCCTTAGGATCAAACGACAGCACCTGGAAAATCTTTCCGGGGAAGAAGCTCTTGAAATGCTTCTCTCAGATCCCGAGTCTTTGCCTCTGGTGCATTCTTTTCCTGAAGAGGATTTTTTTCTTCTCATGCATCGTATCGGGCCGGATGATTTTGCCCCCGTTCTGGCCATGGCATCGGATAAACAATGGCATTTTATATTGGATCAGGAATGCTGGGTAAGGGATCTTCCCGCCTATGGTGCCATGGGTATCTGGTTTATGCGTTTTTTTCTGGCGGCTCCCCGGCGTTTTGTCCAATTCCTTCTGGAGGAGGAAGGGGACCTCATGGATGCCTGGCTTTTCCGGAATGTGGAGGTGCGTCTCCGGGAGCACGATGAGGATCCGTCTGACTTCGGGGATGGCTTTTCCACCATGGACGATGTTTTGTATTTTCGTATGCGTCCTCTGGCAGTAGACACGGATTACAGGCCGGAAGAAAAGGATGCGAGGGAAGAGGCGCTGGGGGTTTTTTTCCGGCATCTGGCGGACATTTCCCATCCTCTTTTTTTCCGTGTTCTTCAGGAAATGGCCTGGTCCATTCCGGCAGAACTGGAGGAAAGCTCCCTGCGCTGGCGAAGAGTGCGTATGGCGGAGAAGGGTTTTATTCCCAAAGAAGAGGCGGTGGCCCTGTTTCAACCCCTTGGGGATGGGGAACTGGAAACCCTTGGCAGAAAGGGCCGTACCCGTTCATCATCTGATTGGAAATTTGCCGTTCCTGAACAGGGCTTACGCATGGCATCGTCGGATGTTCGTTTTTCCGAGGCTGTAGCACTCATGGACAGTGAGGAGGGACTCACGGAGCTGCAGCTTGAACTGGCGGATCTTTGCAATCGTTTTATTGCAGCAAAGGGAAAAGTTCTCCGTTCCCGTGAAGAGATCGACGCTGCAGGACGGATGGTGATGGGCTATGTACGGGTAGGGATTGGCCGGATTACGGGGCAGCATGAGCCTGATGCGGGAACTGTTTCAACTGTATTGAAACAATACCGGATGGATGCGGTTTTCCGGGCGGGCTTCGGACCTGTGATGCGGCTGAAGTGGAAAATCGAAGGCTGGTGGGAAAAGGCATGGTTCCGCAGAAGTGGCCTGTCCCTTTCTTTCTGGGAAGAGGAAGGCATGGGGCTTTTGGGGGGACTTCTCCTCGATTTGCCCCTTCGTTTTGATGCCTCTCTTAGCACGGGTAGCTATTATCTGCCCTTTGCTTCCGACACAGAGATTGCAGAGGGGGAAGAGGCAGTGGACGACATCATGGCTCTGGACGATGTGCTGGCCCTTCTTGGCCTCAGGGAGGTGGATAGCATGGGGCGTCTTCTGACATGGAAAAATCTTCTGTTGACCCTGTGGGCAAACGATAGCCTGGGGGACGACCGGGAACAAGGGAAGTTGATTCCCCTGCACGAGGAAAGGTTCCGCTTGTTTCTGAAAGGTATTTCTATGGGGAAAGGGGGAGGAGGGTCTCCGGGCATGGACCGCAAGAATAATTTTCTCGCCTGGCTTGCGGGCCGGACCGGATTGGATGCTGCTGCTCTGGCGGATCGCATCGGTCCTGCTCTGGAAACTCTTTTCGGGGAGCTGGAAGGGGAAATGGGGCAGATGAATCCTGCCGATCTGGATTGTCGTTACATTGAGCTTTTCCTTCTCCGTCCTGCATGA
- a CDS encoding indolepyruvate oxidoreductase subunit beta translates to MEPKRLIIVAVGGQGNLLASHVLGEAALMSGIPVRMSEIHGMAQRGGVVESALVFGEARSTIISDGEADLFVSFEPCEALRALKKCNPRTVAITNTRPLPPFTAVIGRGTYPDISEVTTILRDKTGRLIAFDATALAEEAGNSMCLNMVLLGTLIATGVLPITAEAVREAIRTRTKASFVDMNILAFEKGFAQAT, encoded by the coding sequence ATGGAACCCAAACGTCTTATTATTGTTGCAGTTGGTGGTCAGGGCAACCTGCTGGCCTCCCATGTTCTTGGCGAAGCCGCTCTCATGTCCGGCATACCTGTCCGCATGAGTGAAATTCACGGTATGGCCCAGAGAGGTGGCGTGGTGGAATCCGCCCTTGTTTTCGGTGAAGCCAGATCCACCATCATTTCCGACGGCGAAGCCGATCTTTTTGTGAGCTTTGAACCCTGCGAAGCCCTTCGGGCTCTGAAAAAGTGCAATCCCCGAACCGTTGCCATCACCAATACCCGGCCCCTCCCTCCCTTTACGGCTGTTATCGGCCGGGGGACCTATCCCGATATCAGCGAGGTCACTACGATTCTCCGGGACAAAACAGGCCGCCTCATTGCATTTGATGCGACAGCTCTTGCAGAAGAAGCCGGTAATTCCATGTGTCTGAACATGGTTCTACTGGGTACCCTTATAGCCACAGGAGTTCTCCCCATCACAGCCGAAGCTGTTCGCGAAGCCATCCGTACGCGAACCAAAGCCAGCTTTGTGGATATGAATATTCTTGCCTTTGAAAAAGGGTTCGCCCAAGCAACCTGA